One window from the genome of Pseudonocardia hierapolitana encodes:
- the uvrB gene encoding excinuclease ABC subunit UvrB: MAFATEVPGSAALPDVPVAHSEFRPVGEIPRTGGRFEVVSPYKPAGDQPAAIDELERRIKAGEQDVVLLGATGTGKSATTAWLIERLQRPTLVMAPNKTLAAQLANELREMLPNNAVEYFVSYYDYYQPEAYIAQTDTYIEKDSSINQDVERLRHSATMNLLSRRDVVVVASVSCIYGLGTPQSYLDRSVKLEVGATVERDALLRALVDVQYTRNDLAFNRGTFRVRGDTVEIIPAYEELAIRIEFFGDEIESLYYLHPLTGDVLRQVDDVRIFPATHYVAGPERMERAVRDIEAELEERLAELERQGKMLEAQRLRMRTQYDLEMIRQVGFCSGIENYSRHIDGRGPGSAPATLIDYFPDDFLLVIDESHQTVPQIGGMYEGDMSRKRNLVEFGFRLPSAVDNRPLTWEEFSDRIGQTLYLSATPGPYELSRTGGEFVEQVIRPTGLVDPKVVVKPTKGQIDDLVHEIRERSERDERVLVTTLTKKMAEDLTDYLLELGIRVRYLHSEVDTLRRVELLRQLRLGEFDVLVGINLLREGLDLPEVSLVAILDADKEGFLRSGTSLIQTIGRAARNVSGEVHMYADKITESMQYAIDETDRRRAKQIAYNEANGLDPQPLRKKIADILDQVYREAEEVPVGGSGRNQSRGKRAAGEPGRAPAASSGIVARRDTANMPRAELADLVQQLSDQMLAAARDLQFELAARLRDEIADLKKELRGMDAAGIR, from the coding sequence GTGGCATTCGCGACTGAGGTTCCCGGCAGCGCAGCGCTCCCGGACGTTCCGGTGGCGCACTCGGAGTTCCGTCCTGTCGGGGAGATCCCCCGCACGGGCGGCCGCTTCGAGGTCGTCAGCCCGTACAAGCCCGCGGGCGACCAGCCGGCGGCCATCGACGAGCTGGAGCGCCGCATCAAGGCAGGCGAGCAGGACGTCGTGCTGCTCGGTGCCACCGGCACCGGCAAGTCGGCCACCACCGCGTGGCTGATCGAGCGGCTGCAGCGGCCCACGCTCGTGATGGCGCCCAACAAGACCCTCGCGGCGCAGCTGGCCAACGAGCTGCGCGAGATGCTGCCGAACAACGCCGTCGAGTACTTCGTCTCGTACTACGACTACTACCAGCCCGAGGCCTACATCGCGCAGACCGACACCTACATCGAGAAGGACTCCTCGATCAACCAGGACGTCGAGCGGCTGCGCCACTCCGCCACGATGAACCTGCTGTCCCGGCGCGACGTCGTCGTGGTGGCGTCCGTCTCGTGCATCTACGGTCTCGGCACGCCGCAGTCCTACCTCGACCGGTCGGTCAAGCTCGAGGTCGGCGCCACCGTCGAGCGCGACGCGCTGCTCCGCGCGCTGGTCGACGTCCAGTACACCCGCAACGACCTCGCGTTCAACCGCGGCACCTTCCGCGTCCGCGGCGACACGGTCGAGATCATCCCGGCCTACGAGGAGCTCGCGATCCGCATCGAGTTCTTCGGCGACGAAATCGAGTCGCTGTACTACCTGCATCCTCTCACCGGCGACGTCCTGCGCCAGGTCGACGACGTGCGCATCTTCCCGGCCACCCACTACGTCGCGGGCCCTGAGCGCATGGAGCGGGCCGTCCGCGACATCGAGGCCGAGCTGGAGGAGCGGCTCGCCGAGCTCGAGCGGCAGGGCAAGATGCTCGAGGCGCAGCGGTTGCGGATGCGCACCCAGTACGACCTCGAGATGATCCGCCAGGTCGGGTTCTGCTCCGGCATCGAGAACTACTCGCGCCACATCGACGGCCGCGGCCCCGGCTCCGCGCCCGCCACGCTCATCGACTACTTCCCCGACGACTTCCTGCTGGTCATCGACGAGTCCCACCAGACCGTCCCGCAGATCGGCGGCATGTACGAGGGCGACATGTCCCGCAAGCGCAACCTCGTCGAGTTCGGCTTCCGGCTGCCGTCCGCGGTCGACAACCGGCCGCTCACGTGGGAGGAGTTCTCCGACCGGATCGGGCAGACCCTCTACCTGTCGGCCACCCCCGGCCCGTACGAGCTCTCCCGCACCGGCGGCGAGTTCGTCGAGCAGGTCATCCGGCCCACCGGCCTCGTCGACCCGAAGGTCGTGGTCAAGCCGACCAAAGGCCAGATCGACGACCTCGTCCACGAGATCCGGGAGCGCAGCGAGCGCGACGAGCGCGTGCTGGTCACCACGCTCACCAAGAAGATGGCCGAGGACCTCACCGACTACCTCCTCGAGCTGGGCATCCGGGTGCGCTACCTGCACTCCGAGGTCGACACCCTGCGCCGCGTGGAGCTGCTGCGGCAGCTGCGGCTGGGCGAGTTCGACGTGCTGGTCGGCATCAACCTGCTCCGCGAGGGTCTCGACCTGCCCGAGGTCTCCCTCGTCGCGATCCTCGACGCCGACAAGGAGGGCTTCCTCCGGTCCGGCACCTCGCTGATCCAGACGATCGGCCGCGCGGCCCGCAACGTCTCCGGCGAAGTCCACATGTACGCCGACAAGATCACCGAGTCGATGCAGTACGCCATCGACGAGACCGACCGCCGCCGCGCCAAGCAGATCGCCTACAACGAGGCCAACGGTCTCGACCCGCAGCCGCTGCGCAAGAAGATCGCCGACATCCTCGACCAGGTCTACCGGGAGGCCGAGGAGGTCCCGGTCGGCGGCTCCGGGCGCAACCAGTCCCGGGGCAAGCGCGCGGCAGGCGAGCCCGGCCGGGCACCGGCCGCCAGCTCCGGCATCGTCGCCCGGCGCGACACCGCCAACATGCCCCGCGCCGAGCTCGCCGACCTGGTGCAGCAGCTGTCCGACCAGATGCTCGCCGCGGCCCGCGACCTGCAGTTCGAGCTCGCCGCCCGGCTCCGCGACGAGATCGCCGATCTCAAGAAGGAGCTGCGGGGGATGGACGCGGCGGGG